From the genome of Psychrobacter sp. M13:
CTTGGCATTGGCAAAGGTATGAATATTCCTACCGAGGCCGCTTTTGAAGCCAAAGCAGCGCCGCCGCTCATGGAGGTATTCGCTAATATCATTCCCTCCAATCCTATTAGTGCGATGGCTAATGGCGACATGTTATCGATTATCTTTTTTGCCGTATTATTAGGTATTAGTATTCTGATGGTTGGTAAGCCTGCTAAAGGTTTGGTAAAGAGCTTAGAGTTATTTAATGAAGTCATCTTGAAGATGGTGACTATTATTATGAATCTTGCACCCTATGGTGTTTTTGTACTCTTAGCGAATGCCATGGCAGACTTAGGCTTAGATCTTATTGTCTCTTTACTCGGCTATGTCGCCGTACTCGTCGGCTCACTCGCGTTTCACTTCTTTATCACTATGATGATTGTCCTAAAGCTATTCTCAGGGTTATCAGTCAAAACCTTTTTGGCAAAAATGCGCGAAGTACAGATTTTTGCTTTTAGTACTTCAAGCTCGAACGCGACTATTCCTATTACCCTACGTACGGTCACTAAACGTATGGGTGTGGACAACTCAGTAGCTTCGTTTACTGTCCCTTTTGGCGCTACTATCAATATGGATGGTACGGCTATTATGCAAGGTACGGCAACTATTTTTATTGCCAACATTTACGGTATCGATTTAGGTATTGCTGAATATTTGACCGTAATCTTAATGTCAGTACTCGCCTCTATTGGTACTGCTGGTGTGCCAGGCGTAGGCCTTATCATGTTATCGATGGTCTTCTCGCAAGTTGGCCTACCAGTCGAGGGTATCGCTCTTATCTTAGGCGTGGATCGTATTCTTGATATGCTACGTACGGCTGTAAACGTCGGTGGTGATGCTGCAGTAACTGCTATTGTCGCAAAATCTGAGGGCAAGATGGACTTGGCAATTTACAATGATCCTGCTGCTGGCACTAAAGAGGTCTTCGATGGACATATTGATGAAGATAGCGAACGCGAATTTGCGGGTGTCTTTACCGATGGGAAAATGGGTAGCGAATATGATGATGATCGTCGCCCATAACAACTAACTACCTCTTAGCGAACCTCTGTAAAAAGTCCTAGTCGAATAGTCTAGGACTTTTTGTTTATACCTACTTTTACTAAAATAACGCTGTAAATTACTCTAAATAAAATCTCCTACAGCATTCTAAGTATTTACTGTATTTTATCCCAAAAAAATGGTTAAAACCTGTACTAAGGTGAGGAAGAGTATGGCGTGATTGGTGCGACAACATTAGGCATTGCAGTAGCCACTTATGGCTTAGTGGCAGGCGGCCTAGTTGGTGGACCTGTTGCACGTAAACTCATCCGTAACCTTGGCATCAGCCCTACACTCGCCGACCCTAATCCCACTGATATCGAAAAAGTAGCCAGCGCACAGTCGTTATATAGCACGAAACATGACGAGGATGAGATCCTTCACGAAAAAGAGATTTTTGAGAAGCCAGATCATATTCGCCTTATCACGGCCTCCTCTACTATTGAGTCATTGGCATTATTTGCTGCTGCTTTAGCTTTTGCCGATATAATGACCAATGTTGCAGAAGGGACTTGGTTTCAACTGCCTACCTTCGTTTGGGCGCTAGCAGCTGAGGTCATTATTCACAACTCGCTTACTATAGTGTTTAACTTCGATATATTCGATCGTGCTATTGATGTTATCGATAACGCCTCTTTGAGCTTGTTCTTAGCGATGGCGTTACTGTCCTTGAAGCTATGGCAATTGACCGATTTGGCAGGTCCTGTACTGATTATCTTAAGTTGTGATTTAATAGTGTGATAATAATAAAGAAAACCCCAAGCCTTTAAAGCTTGGGGTTTTTAATGATTGGGGTTCTGTTTTAAACTAACCAAACACGTATTTGGTTAGCATCGCTAAACAAACCAATACGATCATCGGTCGAATCAGTCTACTGCCATTTTTGACCACCATCTGTGAGCCAAAGTACGCGCCTATAGTTTGACCGACCATCATTGCCAGTCCCACCTTCCATAATACATTACCGCCTAAGATAAAAAATATCAGTGAGCCAACGTTAGTAGATAAGTTCAGTACCTTTGCCGCCCCTGTCGCTTCAATGATTTTTCGACCACGTAGCGCAACATTACCTAACGCAAAGAACATGCCTGTCCCAGGTCCCATATAACCGTCATAAAAGCCAATAACGGGCGCTACTACTTTTTGCCATTTGCGCTCACTAATACGCGGCGCGGCCTCAACCTCACCAAGCTTAGGCGCAAATAAAGTATAAATACCGATAGCGGCAATCAAAAACGGTATGAGAGTCTCTAAAAGATCAGGCGGTGATAACTGTACGGCGATAGCACCAATTATGGAGCCAACGAAAGCACCGACAATAGCCACTTTCATGTTTTTTGGTTTGACGATGCCCTTTTTTATCATCGTAATAGAAGCGGCAAGCGCTCCTGATGCCGCTTGTAACTTATTCGT
Proteins encoded in this window:
- a CDS encoding dicarboxylate/amino acid:cation symporter, producing the protein MWKNMGLTGKIIVAMVLGIILGLTINVLNLNVEGSFVNTYVTEGLFAIIGKLFINSLKMLVVPLVLVSLICGVCGIGDIRLLGRIGTKTFFIYMMTTALAITTAISLGVLLGIGKGMNIPTEAAFEAKAAPPLMEVFANIIPSNPISAMANGDMLSIIFFAVLLGISILMVGKPAKGLVKSLELFNEVILKMVTIIMNLAPYGVFVLLANAMADLGLDLIVSLLGYVAVLVGSLAFHFFITMMIVLKLFSGLSVKTFLAKMREVQIFAFSTSSSNATIPITLRTVTKRMGVDNSVASFTVPFGATINMDGTAIMQGTATIFIANIYGIDLGIAEYLTVILMSVLASIGTAGVPGVGLIMLSMVFSQVGLPVEGIALILGVDRILDMLRTAVNVGGDAAVTAIVAKSEGKMDLAIYNDPAAGTKEVFDGHIDEDSEREFAGVFTDGKMGSEYDDDRRP
- a CDS encoding TSUP family transporter; amino-acid sequence: MDLSLSLEVILMLTAIAALAGFIDAIAGGGGLLTIPAMLLANIPPVLTLGTNKLQAASGALAASITMIKKGIVKPKNMKVAIVGAFVGSIIGAIAVQLSPPDLLETLIPFLIAAIGIYTLFAPKLGEVEAAPRISERKWQKVVAPVIGFYDGYMGPGTGMFFALGNVALRGRKIIEATGAAKVLNLSTNVGSLIFFILGGNVLWKVGLAMMVGQTIGAYFGSQMVVKNGSRLIRPMIVLVCLAMLTKYVFG